The genomic region tttttcaacaaaattacgAACTATATAATAacaagtatttggaatttttacacaatattaaaTATCCCAGCGTATCCGTAATTGCATACATCTGCTCTAACCTAAGTGTAGTGCATATGAAAATTGCTCATGCTGCGCAAACCTCTGAGCAGCCAGCAGCagaatttcatgaatttcaattCGTTTGCGGCTTAGTGCAACAACAACGTCAACATCACAAATAGTTAAGTGTACAGGTAACCTATCCGTCACCGAAGTCTCCGACGTGTCTAAAGAGCGACCAAATAACCAAGCGGCCAACCGAAATAACGAGCCATGGGTCCGCCCATTTGCCGCTGTGGCCATTTAAACCTGTTTCGATTTTTAATAACTGGGGACAgggtttttaaaaaagaaaaaaatagatttattaAAAGGCAACAACGTCATTGGAAAAAAACGAAATCGCAGCAATTTGTTAATTATACACAGCTTTGCTCCAAATTTGACGCTACAATACTTGTACGAGTAGCAACCACAAAAGTCATAAAAAGTTAAcaggaaaaatgaaaattggcaaattaagttcatccataaaaattaccaaaaataaaaacattactttttattacatttcttaggtttgtatgtatgtatggcataacaataaaaattaaacaatttatcgaataattaatataaaaatcacatttgtatgtacatatgtgtgtattatTTGTGGGCAGTAATTACAAATGTTTTCACAAATACTTATTGAGTCTACTCATTACAAGTTGGCCTGTAGAAATTCGTAAGCATACTCGAAGACCAAAAGCATGATGGCACCACCGGGACCCAAGCGCATCACCTTCGGCACGAGTCCCTTGTAGAGTGCACGGAAGCCCTCCTCTCTGTACACAATGCCAATGGAACGGAAAGTGCCCTTGTACTTGATGCTGCCCACTTGTGGCTGGGGACCCTGTATGCGCGATTTCGCCACATCGAATGGTATGTTTACGAAGCAGGCCAGCGTGCCGGATGTGAAGCCGATCAGCACTTTGCGGAAGAATTCGTGCGTGCTGTCCTCGAAGGCGGGCACATAATTCCTGACGCTGTGGTAGAAACCGAAATAGACCATGTTGAAGACACCGTTGCGGCCCATTGTCGCGGTAACGCCTTTGTTGAGGCCACGAAAGCCTAAACCATCCGTTTGTACGATGCGACGCGCCACCGACCAAGTACTGGCAGCCTCCATCATTTTCGTGCGATCGGCTTGTTGAGCCACTTTAACCACCTCGAAGGGATTGACGGCAATAGCTTCAATAAGACCGGCTGTAAGACCAGCAAGCGAGAATGTCTGTTGGAGAGACATGGAGAGGTGATGAAAATAAGGCACAcaatttgatataatttttaaataaaactaaacaagAAAGTGACGATGTTCATGGAGCTCATTTTATTACtcttgattattttttgtttaattttttagttatgtGAAAATACACTCACCAGTGGTGTAGGCGCTGATGCTCCAAAGAGGAATAGCGGCTTCGTTTGTTCGAAACAGACAAATTTAATGGCGCGCTTCGGTGTCTCGGCTATAACAGGCGGCAGTATACCCTTCCAGAAAGAGAAAAGACCTTCTTGACGGTACATTTTGGCAAAGCAGTCGAAAACGCCATTGTAGTGGGTCTACAAAGAGAATAGAAAACGAGagctatattaaataaaataaatacttttatttaacgATAAATGAAGTACTGTTAGCGTCAAAAGAAAGCTTACATCCCAATTGACAAATTCTGATCAtttattcttcttttatttcttttttacagaaatatagtttataaagggtctttcacaAGACGCGTCtacaatttgctttaaaataaaacatgtacaaaTTTAGGTTCTCTCAGGTCTcactatttttgttcaaaatacaaCTCTTAACATTTTAAGTTGAAAAAGTATATAACTTAAATGTCCATCAAGAGCGGATTACGGATAAAATCCGTCAAAtcgtcgattcatgaatgcctaattgttaaTAACGTCGAGATAtccatgttgaaggttgtttagCAACTatttgcgctacagcagaaaTATTCTTAACAGAACGTCCactttttgaattgtcgactccttcggacgattattttctCTAAAAATAATCACGTATTTTGCGATTTGTTGCTCTTAAAGATCGGCCATTTTCATAGTAAGTTCCAATAATTTTAACGGGTTGCTCTATCGcgaaaaattgtacatctggctacttgacaaatgtcaaagacgaCATCAGAAAAAGGTACCTTCTAGGatttattcactactgacatctaggcgcccTTTACTACAACAAAGCCCATAGcacgcaaagtttcaaactttgtacaaaatttgtaaaaatttggcGCCTTTACTTTAAACATTTTAGTCACAATTTTTAGATAAATTCAGGTTAAACTGCATAACCATATGGgccattaaattttgatataacGAAGTGCAAGTTTCTAGTGGTTCagaattctcgttgattttcgaaaatattttcgcTGAGGAATTGCGCAGTTTCtgccacataaaaaaatatcgcgTGTTATtactattttgttgttgctaattttattcaatttgaagACAAAGTAAACAACTGCATTAGTTAGTATCCATATATTTATCACAAACCAGGCCTCtgacttttccataattttttttaatacccaatttttttattattatgtgaCGTTTACACCAACGTTGTAATTATGTGACATTTATTCAATTAGAAGGCAAAGTAAAGAGTTGAATATATGTATTAGCTTACGTCCCTCCTCCCCTTTccctatattttaattttatacacgATCGTTGTTATTATCTCATAATATTAAGTGATGTTCACACCGTCTTATTCTTATTGTATGAATCGAGGAAAACGTAAACAACTGAATTAGTTAGCACGAAATCACACATCCAACTGGAAATAAATCACTTTCAAATGTACTTCGTTGGGCTGCCCTCATTTCGCTTGTATTGCAACAATCAAGAACGCACAGCAAACCATCGACATGGGCCAATCCTCTttagaaatgtaaataaagacatacatatatacatatatagttgaaaatagaaaaaaatttgttttgcatatGGACGAGTGTGCATCGGAAGTATCACCACTttcgattgaaaaatatttttagaccaGTGAGAAGACATACACTATAAATAAACACATAGTACATACTATATGAGATATTCATTAAGCAAAATTTATTGCGATGAATAATGGCGACGAAGcattaattaatgaaaaaaaaccaaGTGCATgatttcaaaaagtaaataaaagaacactttttgaaaatatttccaaaaacgaaaaaagacgTATGGCTATGTGACGAATACCTCCTACAATTTCACCACTCTACGGCAGTATTATAGGCAGAACAGTAGCATATATGACAAATTTCTTCtcggtaaaaaaaattgagctcaaaaattaaatttggaatGAGCCCGAACTTCGAAATACTGGCGTGCTTGTCTCCAAGATCGACTGTGATGCCGGCCATACTAATATTTTACGCCAGCAAGAATGTTCCCCCTCAGAACTTTGTCTCTGGTTGTCCTCAAGGACTTTCTAGGCGAATTTGAGAAGAAATAGacagagaagagaagagaaaagATATCAAACACTTCTTAACCTTACCAGACATGCGACTTGACTAGTCAGAGATTGGTCACTGCAGAGTAAGGTCATAGACACATTTTGATTTATGAGAGCTCTGCTTAcggagaaaaattaaaacaacagaaCAGATTTGAGTTCCTGTAAACCTCTTACTAACTCCGGTCTTTAGGTCTAAGGATCGGCTTACCTGCAAACACattacaaaaaaggaaaattctTGCCAATAATGAGTCAAAATCTTCAACTAAGTAACGTTGAGTCACAATATAT from Anastrepha obliqua isolate idAnaObli1 chromosome 2, idAnaObli1_1.0, whole genome shotgun sequence harbors:
- the LOC129238835 gene encoding mitochondrial 2-oxodicarboxylate carrier — protein: MSNAPTQQSTIGTNAVSPAPPAALVQQHQQASPKEIPALKRAALQVMAGGSAGFVEVCIMQPLDVVKTRMQLQNTTKAIGETHYNGVFDCFAKMYRQEGLFSFWKGILPPVIAETPKRAIKFVCFEQTKPLFLFGASAPTPLTFSLAGLTAGLIEAIAVNPFEVVKVAQQADRTKMMEAASTWSVARRIVQTDGLGFRGLNKGVTATMGRNGVFNMVYFGFYHSVRNYVPAFEDSTHEFFRKVLIGFTSGTLACFVNIPFDVAKSRIQGPQPQVGSIKYKGTFRSIGIVYREEGFRALYKGLVPKVMRLGPGGAIMLLVFEYAYEFLQANL